One window from the genome of Pseudobdellovibrionaceae bacterium encodes:
- a CDS encoding transglycosylase domain-containing protein: MLNAVAKLLISALVSVHQYIPNDSPTYEKYFNDVRDINEENILPAAHQSCRYLISVFVTAGLDSTLGGDHQGSALSNTLANLLGGDQTFKWAMGLFDDPKYKSQLERYEIDPNELKKVLSTLCQEEYKPFAFTPAQRKEVVDFIKSEIHVLSDSQIQSLGAYKYFGSVDLLDRHGMQIGTIDAIPRVWVPYHQIPKSVILALLVTEDDDFFTHKGVDTKAIARIVKQILSDSQATGGSTITMQLLKNLYFKDGPQSVNYPMLNSGQPSTILRKVREWYWAWPYEDAHTLVDGDLKAKEYILEMYFNLMDFGPRIQGIGQAAYTYFKKDAKDLSVAESAFIATLLKAPSRYSNPTNYVEYTYPRRNDYVLTRMKTLGAITEEEFQQAVKTELPVWNLPTSIAVDNPSIYIRDHAKEWLGSYDFEKHVQAKEIVVESTVDKNLQEIVYSVVKENLDKQDEVRNKLNAIGPARDDRGRTARFREEDFGTTVTTRLNRLDLLLKKSSSSEYMITMYLGKADKSSLFYYHTDDFFNPEKKLEKQINALLKNQGSIPGDILLVRNTNDKLDIVNHVGISEFADQSKLLSNETPESVADSILSLLQELQSLKPSMYRNSLNRLEWAKPRADMLPAIYIQQKGGLLHKDDFQIQLTDSHKKHFDSKVRSKEFEDGQIFWVKDKDGPVVVEEPNQDIEDEDSEVPAPTVVAKDPKSIIYELDTPKLQAAVLIMNSQTGEVLANFGGYDPSTSSFDRSRFARRQAGSTLKPWVYFYALNKGFNPQNVLNNRSVTFQIDKNKYYRPKNYSGGVGADLSIAKALTQSQNIAALSLIQHPIWGPDWKQNLNELRDFLKLVDLYESPIDSPTIILGAQELSVAKLVSSFSFFSNGKHIVKPQYFKYLSDSKGNVIYRGDIETVEVPTFKPNSIFQIQTMLIETANSGTASSLRSFISNLNKKKYQSTCFNDLLGSGKQSCFGGKTGTSNDSRDTWFIGFSKNFVVGVWVGYDYPRPIGGSATGGSMALPIFRGIIEKGETYLPPIEPIVSLNDVPAGIERRTVYGNTACPSGEAKDAYVIFSDRSSSQNSCSTYRPRTLAQCECRRVLYSGNDFDYHLDVTYMGELYQSFMKFETEGTENDRVACEQALLAVKNSEGQLVCVPQ; the protein is encoded by the coding sequence ATGCTAAACGCAGTCGCCAAACTTCTTATTTCCGCATTGGTATCTGTGCATCAGTATATCCCTAACGACAGTCCTACTTATGAAAAGTATTTTAATGATGTAAGAGATATAAATGAAGAGAACATACTGCCTGCGGCTCACCAAAGTTGCAGGTATTTGATCTCAGTCTTTGTGACCGCGGGTTTGGACAGCACGCTCGGCGGTGATCATCAAGGTTCTGCCCTCAGTAACACTTTGGCGAACCTATTAGGTGGTGATCAGACATTTAAATGGGCTATGGGTCTTTTTGATGATCCTAAATATAAAAGCCAACTGGAAAGATACGAGATTGACCCCAATGAACTTAAAAAAGTTTTGAGCACCTTATGCCAAGAAGAGTATAAGCCCTTTGCTTTTACGCCTGCGCAGAGAAAAGAAGTGGTTGATTTTATTAAGTCTGAAATCCATGTTTTATCGGACAGTCAAATTCAATCTCTAGGTGCTTATAAATATTTTGGAAGTGTAGATCTATTAGATCGTCATGGAATGCAAATTGGTACAATAGATGCCATTCCTAGAGTTTGGGTGCCATACCATCAAATTCCCAAGAGTGTGATTCTGGCCTTATTGGTGACGGAAGATGACGATTTCTTCACCCATAAAGGTGTAGACACCAAGGCTATTGCAAGGATCGTAAAGCAAATTTTATCCGATAGCCAAGCTACTGGTGGGTCGACAATTACGATGCAGCTTCTTAAAAATTTATATTTTAAAGATGGCCCCCAGTCTGTGAATTATCCTATGTTAAATAGCGGACAACCTTCGACGATTCTTAGAAAGGTGAGGGAGTGGTATTGGGCATGGCCTTATGAGGATGCTCATACTCTTGTGGATGGCGACCTTAAGGCTAAAGAGTATATTCTTGAAATGTATTTTAATCTTATGGATTTTGGACCAAGAATACAAGGTATAGGACAGGCGGCATACACGTATTTTAAAAAAGATGCCAAAGACTTGAGTGTGGCAGAGTCCGCGTTCATTGCCACTTTACTAAAAGCCCCTTCACGTTATTCCAATCCTACTAACTATGTGGAATACACTTACCCACGCAGAAATGATTATGTTTTAACACGAATGAAAACATTAGGTGCTATTACAGAAGAGGAATTTCAACAAGCGGTAAAAACAGAACTTCCTGTGTGGAATTTGCCCACAAGTATTGCTGTAGATAATCCATCTATTTATATTCGTGACCATGCTAAAGAATGGTTAGGCAGTTATGACTTTGAAAAGCATGTCCAAGCCAAAGAGATTGTGGTGGAGTCCACAGTAGATAAGAACCTACAAGAGATTGTGTATTCTGTTGTAAAAGAAAATTTGGATAAACAGGATGAAGTCAGAAATAAACTCAATGCCATTGGCCCAGCCAGAGATGATCGAGGCCGAACAGCCAGATTTAGAGAAGAGGATTTTGGCACCACTGTGACGACACGTCTCAATAGATTGGACCTGCTTTTGAAAAAATCTTCTTCATCTGAATATATGATCACAATGTATTTGGGTAAGGCAGACAAGAGTTCGCTTTTTTATTACCATACTGATGATTTTTTTAATCCAGAAAAAAAATTAGAGAAACAGATCAATGCTCTACTTAAAAATCAAGGGAGTATTCCTGGTGATATTTTGTTGGTCAGAAATACAAACGACAAATTAGATATTGTGAATCACGTGGGGATTTCAGAGTTCGCCGATCAAAGTAAGCTTTTATCTAATGAAACACCAGAATCTGTGGCAGACAGTATCTTATCCCTTTTGCAAGAATTGCAGTCTTTAAAGCCATCTATGTATAGAAATTCTCTAAATAGATTAGAATGGGCAAAGCCGAGAGCTGACATGTTACCTGCCATCTACATTCAACAAAAGGGTGGGCTGTTACATAAAGATGACTTCCAAATCCAGCTTACAGATTCCCACAAGAAACATTTTGATAGCAAAGTAAGAAGTAAAGAGTTTGAAGATGGACAAATCTTTTGGGTGAAAGATAAAGACGGTCCTGTTGTTGTTGAAGAGCCTAATCAAGATATTGAAGATGAAGATTCAGAGGTACCAGCACCAACGGTTGTGGCTAAAGACCCAAAGTCTATAATTTATGAACTCGATACTCCTAAGCTGCAGGCAGCAGTGCTGATTATGAACAGCCAAACAGGTGAAGTGCTAGCCAACTTTGGAGGATACGACCCTAGTACCTCAAGCTTTGATAGGTCCAGATTTGCTCGTCGACAAGCAGGATCAACTTTAAAACCATGGGTTTATTTTTATGCTCTTAATAAGGGTTTTAATCCGCAAAATGTTTTAAATAACAGAAGTGTGACATTTCAAATTGATAAGAATAAATACTATCGTCCTAAAAACTACAGTGGTGGTGTGGGTGCAGACCTATCTATTGCTAAGGCTTTAACACAATCTCAAAATATTGCAGCTCTCAGTTTGATCCAGCATCCTATTTGGGGACCAGATTGGAAACAAAACTTAAATGAACTGCGTGATTTTTTAAAATTAGTAGACTTATATGAAAGCCCCATTGATAGCCCTACTATCATTTTAGGAGCGCAAGAACTATCAGTGGCTAAACTGGTCAGTTCATTTTCGTTTTTCTCAAATGGTAAACATATTGTAAAACCTCAGTATTTTAAATACCTATCAGACAGCAAAGGGAATGTGATTTATCGTGGTGATATTGAAACCGTTGAAGTTCCCACATTTAAGCCAAATTCTATTTTTCAAATTCAAACCATGTTGATCGAGACGGCTAACTCTGGAACGGCTTCATCACTTAGAAGTTTTATTTCAAACTTGAATAAGAAAAAGTATCAATCGACTTGTTTTAATGACTTATTAGGAAGTGGCAAACAGTCATGCTTTGGGGGAAAAACAGGAACAAGTAATGATTCCAGAGATACATGGTTTATTGGTTTTAGCAAAAACTTTGTAGTGGGCGTGTGGGTAGGTTACGATTACCCTCGACCTATTGGCGGTTCGGCAACAGGGGGCAGTATGGCCCTGCCTATCTTCAGAGGCATTATCGAAAAGGGTGAAACTTATTTACCACCGATTGAACCTATTGTCAGTTTAAACGATGTACCTGCGGGTATAGAACGTCGGACTGTTTATGGAAATACGGCTTGCCCATCGGGCGAAGCTAAAGATGCCTATGTTATTTTTTCTGATCGTTCATCGTCACAAAATAGCTGTTCTACTTATCGACCTAGAACTTTAGCTCAGTGTGAATGTCGCCGTGTTTTGTATTCGGGCAATGATTTTGATTACCATTTGGACGTTACATATATGGGCGAGCTGTATCAAAGCTTTATGAAGTTTGAAACCGAAGGTACAGAAAATGACAGGGTGGCCTGTGAACAAGCCTTACTTGCGGTAAAAAATTCGGAGGGACAATTAGTATGTGTTCCTCAATAA
- a CDS encoding acyl-CoA dehydrogenase family protein: MSNELPKINIKNLFELDRFGQTLWIYHLGSEKFQTYKEQYQKMGVNGAIATELSQTADVNGPKHIPFDRSGERIDSISYHPSYHKLKELSYGVGIIAQKYTGPLFTTDKAIRHFVGFSTGYYFAQTETGLYCPICMTDALGRVLEMHAQDIPEAAEVLKRFKSQDVSELWEGAMFLTERQGGSDVGANEVQARYEDGKWKLSGLKWFCSNADADAILALARIKDPQTGQIESGTKGLGLFLLTRQNPKDNSKSWEILRLKDKLGVRSMASAEIELKDSVGTLIGGVGQGFKMMTDMVNMSRVYNSVAALAIARRSILEAYLFAQERKAFGQTLDRLPLYKRSLAELQSEFLGLHFLIFECIKQMDMFDQGSQVAGKTLRTLTPLCKATSGKFSVFAAAEAMELVGGNAYIEEHILPRLYRDAQVLPIWEGTTQIQSLDLLRVLGKEGIESFVTRITEAIKSPTDKAIKNILEQRLKEILVEIQKTSQSAIEEQQRASRWALEKLGRIAGQALMYEASALPELKTTLLSALRISLGRTYLSDPLGTSIMSQQQDEEVVLTSIM; this comes from the coding sequence ATGTCTAATGAGCTTCCAAAAATAAATATAAAAAATCTATTTGAATTAGATCGTTTTGGTCAGACACTATGGATATATCATTTAGGCTCGGAAAAATTCCAGACATACAAAGAGCAGTATCAGAAGATGGGTGTAAATGGCGCTATAGCTACTGAATTATCACAGACGGCAGATGTAAATGGACCCAAGCATATCCCCTTTGATCGTAGTGGTGAAAGAATAGATAGTATTTCATATCATCCCAGCTACCATAAGCTTAAAGAGTTAAGTTATGGAGTGGGCATCATTGCTCAAAAATACACAGGCCCCTTATTTACCACAGACAAAGCGATCAGACATTTTGTAGGATTCTCAACAGGCTACTATTTTGCGCAAACAGAGACAGGTTTATATTGCCCCATCTGTATGACTGATGCCTTAGGGCGTGTGCTTGAAATGCACGCTCAAGATATTCCAGAAGCGGCAGAAGTTTTAAAGCGTTTTAAGAGCCAAGATGTGAGCGAGTTATGGGAAGGGGCCATGTTTTTAACGGAACGCCAAGGAGGCTCTGATGTTGGGGCTAATGAGGTGCAAGCTCGTTACGAAGATGGAAAGTGGAAGCTTTCAGGTTTAAAATGGTTTTGTTCAAATGCTGATGCAGATGCCATCTTAGCTTTAGCACGAATCAAAGATCCACAAACTGGACAAATAGAATCTGGAACAAAAGGATTAGGTTTATTTTTACTGACACGTCAAAATCCTAAAGACAATAGTAAAAGTTGGGAGATACTGCGCCTTAAAGACAAACTAGGTGTTAGAAGTATGGCTTCAGCAGAAATTGAGCTTAAAGATTCTGTAGGCACTTTGATCGGCGGTGTAGGGCAGGGGTTTAAAATGATGACGGATATGGTGAATATGTCACGCGTCTATAACTCTGTGGCTGCACTTGCTATTGCAAGACGTTCCATTCTGGAGGCCTATTTATTTGCACAGGAACGTAAAGCTTTTGGCCAAACTCTTGATCGGTTGCCTCTATACAAAAGATCACTGGCAGAATTGCAGAGTGAGTTTTTGGGTCTTCATTTCCTAATTTTTGAGTGTATCAAACAAATGGACATGTTTGATCAGGGTTCACAAGTTGCGGGAAAAACATTAAGAACTCTAACACCTCTTTGTAAAGCCACATCTGGAAAGTTCAGTGTATTTGCTGCGGCAGAGGCTATGGAACTGGTAGGCGGTAATGCTTATATCGAAGAACATATTCTGCCACGTCTTTATCGAGATGCTCAAGTGCTGCCTATTTGGGAAGGGACCACGCAAATTCAAAGTTTGGATTTATTAAGGGTACTTGGGAAAGAGGGAATTGAAAGTTTCGTAACAAGAATTACAGAAGCGATTAAAAGCCCCACAGATAAAGCGATCAAAAATATTTTAGAACAAAGACTGAAAGAAATTCTTGTAGAAATACAAAAAACCTCTCAGTCTGCTATAGAGGAGCAACAAAGAGCTTCAAGATGGGCTTTAGAAAAATTGGGCCGCATTGCAGGGCAAGCTTTGATGTATGAGGCTTCGGCTTTACCAGAATTAAAAACAACATTGTTATCGGCCTTAAGGATATCTTTGGGACGGACTTATTTGAGTGACCCTTTGGGGACGTCTATAATGTCACAACAACAAGATGAAGAGGTCGTTTTAACATCTATAATGTAA
- a CDS encoding SpoVR family protein yields the protein MANISKELFDIQKNIEKIAADYGLDFFETVFEMVTYKQMNQIAAYGGFPIRYPHWRFGMEYESLSKGYEYGLSKIYELVINNDPCYAYLLEGNSLVDQKLVMAHVYGHCDFFKNNKWFANTDRKMMDTMANHAVRVRRFIDRYGIEEVENFIDTCLSIENLIDRHALDHFNLKSYKNEGDEPSAEKDILRFLIDHAPIEDWKKDILHIIRTESYYFAPQGMTKIMNEGWASYWHSKMMTQDICNDSEIVQFADVHSGTMAMNPHGFNPYKIGIELFRDIENRWNKGRFGREWSQCENLQEKANWDLNLGQGRDKIFQVRRDYNDVGFIDEFLTEEFCVEHKMFVYKFNKKSNQFEVDTRDFKAIKSKLLFQIANFGQPIISVVDKNFGQKGELLLSHLFEGVELQPDYMRETMSKVYEIWRSPINIATVLDKEAKIVRYNGEEFEVLDFDKG from the coding sequence GTGGCTAATATCTCAAAAGAGTTATTTGATATTCAAAAAAACATTGAAAAAATAGCAGCGGATTATGGCTTAGATTTTTTTGAAACTGTTTTTGAAATGGTCACATACAAACAGATGAATCAAATTGCGGCTTATGGTGGATTCCCTATCAGATATCCTCATTGGAGATTTGGGATGGAATATGAGAGCCTCTCAAAGGGCTATGAATACGGACTTTCCAAGATTTATGAATTAGTGATCAACAATGACCCTTGTTATGCTTATCTGCTAGAGGGGAACTCTCTAGTGGATCAGAAATTAGTGATGGCTCACGTTTATGGTCACTGTGATTTTTTTAAAAATAATAAATGGTTTGCAAACACAGACAGAAAGATGATGGACACAATGGCTAACCATGCTGTGCGTGTACGTCGATTTATAGACAGATATGGAATCGAGGAAGTCGAAAACTTTATTGATACATGTTTAAGTATAGAAAACCTTATTGATCGACATGCTTTGGATCATTTCAATCTTAAAAGCTATAAGAATGAAGGAGATGAGCCTTCGGCAGAAAAAGACATTTTAAGATTTTTAATTGATCACGCTCCAATAGAAGATTGGAAAAAAGATATCCTGCATATCATTCGCACAGAATCTTATTACTTTGCCCCACAAGGGATGACCAAGATCATGAATGAGGGCTGGGCTTCTTATTGGCACTCCAAGATGATGACTCAAGACATTTGTAATGACAGTGAAATCGTACAGTTTGCCGATGTTCACAGTGGGACCATGGCGATGAACCCTCACGGGTTTAACCCGTATAAGATTGGGATCGAATTATTTAGAGATATTGAAAACCGCTGGAATAAAGGAAGATTTGGGCGTGAATGGTCGCAGTGTGAAAACTTACAGGAAAAGGCCAATTGGGATTTGAACCTAGGCCAAGGTCGAGATAAAATTTTCCAAGTACGAAGAGATTATAACGATGTTGGATTTATAGACGAGTTTTTAACAGAAGAGTTTTGTGTAGAGCATAAAATGTTTGTCTATAAGTTCAATAAAAAGAGCAACCAATTTGAAGTGGATACACGGGATTTTAAGGCGATTAAATCCAAGCTTCTGTTTCAAATCGCAAATTTTGGACAACCCATTATAAGTGTTGTGGATAAAAATTTTGGTCAAAAGGGCGAATTGTTGTTGTCTCATCTTTTTGAAGGTGTGGAACTTCAACCTGACTATATGCGAGAAACCATGAGTAAGGTGTATGAGATTTGGCGCAGTCCCATCAATATCGCTACGGTATTGGATAAAGAAGCCAAGATCGTCAGATACAATGGTGAGGAATTTGAAGTTCTAGACTTTGATAAAGGTTGA
- a CDS encoding DUF444 family protein, whose product MSIDGDHSRFKKIIRGKIKEDFKKYITHEEMIGRQEDEFVKIPIPKIKVPKFIYGPKQSGGVGQGQGQAGESLDPSDQQGSGSEGEAGNNEGEHHLEVEMSFEELAEILGEELELPAIQPKGKKIVQTQSQKYSSVSNVGPQGLRHFKRTYKESLKRYIASGDYDPKKAVIVPIKEDMRFKSAKPTVSPQSNAVVIYMMDVSGSMGEEQKRIVRLESFWINTWLKKNYKGLETRFIIHDAAAKEVDEETFFRTSESGGTLISSAYKKCLEIIEQDYPVSDWNIYTFHFSDGDNWSGEDTKLCIDLIRNKFLPVVNMFGYGQVESKYGSGQFIKDLNQNFENIDNVIRSHIKDRSKIIKSIKEFLGKGH is encoded by the coding sequence TTGAGCATTGATGGCGACCATTCAAGATTTAAAAAAATCATTCGTGGGAAGATTAAGGAGGACTTTAAGAAGTACATCACCCACGAAGAGATGATTGGGCGTCAAGAGGATGAGTTCGTTAAAATTCCTATCCCAAAAATTAAGGTTCCTAAATTTATTTATGGCCCCAAACAAAGTGGTGGGGTGGGCCAAGGACAGGGTCAGGCAGGAGAGAGTCTTGATCCTTCTGATCAACAAGGTTCGGGCTCAGAGGGTGAAGCAGGAAATAACGAAGGGGAACATCACCTCGAAGTGGAAATGAGCTTTGAAGAGCTTGCAGAAATCCTAGGGGAAGAATTAGAGCTTCCTGCCATTCAGCCTAAAGGTAAAAAAATTGTTCAAACCCAAAGTCAAAAGTACTCCAGCGTATCCAATGTGGGTCCGCAAGGGCTGAGACATTTTAAAAGAACGTATAAAGAATCTTTAAAAAGATATATCGCCTCTGGGGATTATGATCCCAAAAAAGCGGTCATTGTTCCGATCAAAGAGGACATGAGGTTTAAATCTGCTAAACCTACCGTGTCTCCACAGTCGAATGCCGTGGTGATTTATATGATGGATGTTTCGGGATCAATGGGTGAAGAACAAAAGCGTATAGTGAGACTAGAAAGCTTTTGGATCAACACTTGGTTAAAGAAAAATTATAAAGGACTTGAAACGCGTTTTATCATTCACGATGCCGCCGCTAAAGAAGTGGATGAAGAGACTTTTTTCAGAACCAGTGAGTCGGGTGGGACTCTGATCAGTTCTGCCTACAAAAAATGTCTAGAGATCATCGAGCAGGATTACCCTGTGAGTGATTGGAACATCTACACCTTTCATTTTAGTGATGGTGACAACTGGAGTGGAGAGGACACCAAACTTTGTATTGATCTTATAAGAAATAAATTTTTACCCGTAGTGAACATGTTTGGTTATGGGCAGGTTGAATCTAAATATGGCAGTGGACAATTTATCAAAGACTTGAATCAAAACTTTGAAAACATAGATAATGTGATTCGAAGCCATATTAAAGACAGAAGTAAAATTATTAAATCCATCAAAGAGTTTTTAGGAAAAGGACATTAA
- a CDS encoding serine protein kinase, producing MGSQSFLKNIIESTEVGQQFKDLNWSGTFDEYIELVKGNPKVTRNAFQRMYDLVIEKGQEHYIDAKKEMIHYKFFDDPDNNGADAVFGLDIPLMKLVNIIKAAALGYGTEKRVILLHGPVGSAKSTICRMLKKGVEDYSRTPQGALYTFEWIDPDGQHEEIFGEGVRVFESPMHEEPLLLIPPEMRMSFLAELNRDLTSDFKVSIKGELCPPSRFIFKKLLDKYDGDVLKVFKHVKVRRMVLSEADRIGIGTFQPKDEKNQDSTELTGDINYRKIAQYGSDSDPRAFNFDGEFNIANRGMIEFVEVLKLDVAFLYDLLGASQEHRVKPKKFAQTHIDEVIIGHTNEPEYRKLQDNEFMEALRDRTVKVDIPYITKLDYEVEVYKRDFNSRKLKGVSIAPHTIEMAAMWAILTRLEKPKKANLTRMQKLKLYNGRNLPNYTEDNIKELRKEAKREGLSGISPRYIQDKISNSIVLAQQFNKGSVNPFMVMNELESGLKSHSLISNEELKQEYRELLSVVRQEYEEVIKTEVQKALSADEGSLSRLCANYIDNIKAYTQKEKVKNPVTGQEEGPDERLMRSIEEKIEIPESRKDDFRREIMHYIGAASLDGRKFDYKTNERLHTALELKLFEDQKDSIKLTSLVSPVTDRETQEKIDLVKTRLIKDFGYDEISAIDVLQHVANIYARGDIKDKS from the coding sequence ATGGGTTCCCAAAGTTTCCTAAAAAATATCATTGAGTCAACAGAAGTCGGTCAGCAGTTTAAAGACTTAAATTGGTCAGGCACTTTTGACGAATACATAGAACTTGTAAAGGGAAACCCCAAAGTCACTCGAAATGCTTTTCAAAGAATGTATGATCTGGTGATTGAAAAAGGCCAAGAGCATTACATTGATGCCAAAAAAGAAATGATTCATTACAAGTTCTTTGATGATCCAGACAATAACGGTGCCGATGCTGTATTTGGTTTGGATATTCCTCTGATGAAGCTAGTCAATATTATTAAAGCCGCAGCATTGGGGTATGGGACAGAAAAACGCGTGATCTTACTGCATGGACCAGTGGGAAGTGCTAAGTCCACGATTTGTAGAATGTTAAAAAAAGGTGTCGAGGATTATTCAAGAACTCCTCAGGGTGCTCTTTATACTTTCGAGTGGATTGATCCAGATGGTCAACACGAAGAAATTTTTGGCGAAGGGGTGAGAGTATTTGAAAGCCCTATGCACGAAGAGCCTTTGCTTTTGATCCCACCAGAAATGCGAATGAGTTTCTTAGCAGAATTAAACAGAGATTTAACGAGTGATTTTAAGGTGAGCATTAAGGGCGAACTGTGTCCGCCAAGCCGATTTATCTTTAAAAAATTATTAGATAAATACGATGGTGATGTTCTTAAAGTCTTTAAACACGTTAAAGTACGAAGAATGGTTTTAAGTGAAGCAGATCGTATAGGTATTGGAACCTTCCAACCTAAAGACGAAAAGAACCAAGACAGTACGGAGCTTACGGGTGATATCAATTACCGCAAGATTGCTCAGTACGGTTCGGATTCAGATCCAAGAGCCTTTAACTTTGATGGGGAGTTCAATATTGCCAACAGAGGTATGATTGAATTTGTCGAGGTGTTAAAGTTAGATGTGGCCTTCTTGTACGACCTCTTAGGAGCCTCACAAGAACACAGAGTTAAACCTAAGAAGTTTGCTCAAACCCATATTGATGAAGTCATCATTGGTCACACCAATGAGCCCGAGTATCGAAAGTTACAAGATAATGAATTCATGGAAGCCTTAAGAGACAGAACAGTGAAGGTGGATATCCCTTATATTACAAAACTCGATTATGAAGTTGAGGTGTATAAAAGAGACTTTAACTCTCGTAAACTTAAAGGCGTATCTATTGCGCCTCATACGATAGAAATGGCAGCTATGTGGGCTATTTTGACAAGATTGGAAAAACCCAAAAAAGCCAATCTGACTCGTATGCAGAAACTTAAGCTTTATAACGGAAGGAATCTACCTAATTATACCGAAGACAATATTAAAGAGTTAAGAAAAGAAGCCAAGCGAGAAGGCTTAAGTGGCATTTCGCCTCGTTATATCCAAGATAAAATCTCGAACTCTATTGTGCTAGCACAGCAGTTTAACAAAGGTTCAGTGAATCCATTTATGGTGATGAACGAGCTAGAGTCAGGGCTTAAGAGTCACTCTTTGATTTCTAACGAAGAGCTCAAGCAAGAGTACAGAGAACTTCTGTCTGTGGTCAGACAAGAATATGAAGAAGTAATTAAAACGGAAGTGCAAAAAGCACTGAGCGCTGACGAAGGCTCTTTGTCTAGACTGTGCGCCAACTACATTGATAATATTAAGGCTTACACACAAAAAGAAAAGGTGAAAAACCCTGTGACAGGCCAAGAAGAAGGGCCAGATGAAAGACTGATGCGTTCCATTGAAGAAAAGATTGAAATTCCAGAATCTCGTAAAGATGATTTTAGAAGAGAGATCATGCACTATATTGGTGCGGCTTCTTTAGACGGAAGAAAATTTGACTATAAAACTAATGAGCGTTTACATACGGCTCTAGAACTTAAACTGTTCGAAGACCAAAAAGACAGCATTAAACTCACATCTTTGGTGAGTCCTGTGACAGACCGTGAAACGCAAGAAAAAATTGATCTGGTTAAAACCAGACTGATCAAAGACTTTGGATATGATGAAATTTCGGCAATAGATGTTTTACAGCACGTAGCCAACATTTATGCTCGAGGAGACATCAAGGACAAGTCCTAA